Proteins encoded together in one Chitinophaga lutea window:
- a CDS encoding DHH family phosphoesterase, with protein sequence MKPIEDIKPLLDSPKKVVVTMHQKPDADAMGSSLAMYHYLRRKGHDVTVISPTNFPDFLKWMPGSDQVLDFESGLEKSLKALEDVELLFCLDFNHLGRTKNMQPYLEKLQCVKILVDHHLEPQPEFDYGISDTTAASTAQLVYEIIYRLGDEHYIDNDIAQCIYAGTMTDTGSFRFASTSARVHRMVADLLERGLEHEYIHQAIYDNFLENRLRFIGHSLLNRMEVFYEANTAIMAIPYSDLKRFDLQTGDTEGLVNFLLSIQGIKLAALIIDRNSEVKLSFRSKGNFDVNTFARKYFEGGGHFNASGGRSTDSLEKTVQRFLKAMHENEDILQ encoded by the coding sequence ATGAAGCCAATTGAGGATATCAAACCATTACTGGACAGTCCCAAAAAAGTGGTGGTAACCATGCATCAGAAACCTGATGCGGACGCTATGGGCTCTTCCCTGGCAATGTACCATTACCTTCGCCGCAAAGGCCACGACGTTACCGTTATTTCCCCGACCAATTTCCCTGACTTCCTGAAATGGATGCCGGGCAGCGACCAGGTGCTGGATTTCGAGTCCGGACTGGAAAAGTCGCTGAAGGCGCTGGAAGACGTGGAACTGCTGTTTTGCCTGGATTTCAACCACCTGGGCCGTACGAAGAACATGCAGCCTTACCTGGAGAAACTGCAGTGCGTCAAGATTCTCGTAGACCATCACCTGGAACCACAGCCGGAATTCGATTACGGCATCAGCGATACCACAGCTGCCTCTACCGCCCAACTGGTCTATGAAATCATCTACCGCCTCGGGGATGAGCATTACATCGACAATGACATTGCGCAGTGCATATACGCCGGCACCATGACGGATACCGGCTCGTTCCGTTTCGCCTCTACCTCGGCCCGCGTTCACCGGATGGTGGCCGATCTGCTGGAAAGAGGGCTGGAGCATGAGTACATCCACCAGGCCATTTACGACAATTTCCTCGAAAACCGCCTCCGTTTCATCGGGCACAGCCTGCTGAACCGGATGGAGGTGTTTTACGAAGCCAATACGGCCATTATGGCCATCCCTTACAGCGACCTGAAACGGTTCGACCTGCAAACGGGGGATACGGAAGGGCTGGTAAATTTCCTATTGTCCATTCAAGGCATTAAATTAGCAGCGCTGATCATTGACCGGAATTCGGAAGTAAAGCTCTCTTTCCGCTCCAAAGGCAACTTTGACGTCAACACATTTGCGCGTAAATATTTCGAGGGCGGCGGCCATTTCAACGCCTCAGGCGGCCGCAGCACGGACTCCCTGGAAAAAACGGTGCAGCGCTTCCTGAAAGCGATGCACGAGAATGAGGATATCCTGCAGTAA
- a CDS encoding FKBP-type peptidyl-prolyl cis-trans isomerase, whose product MKKNNLLLVASLGLLVASCGKTGPRKTPSGVEYTIAREGKGEQLKEGDTIMVYFSSYLNDSLLVNTRDQGMALPLAIQKSRDKYDLMDGFAQLREGDSAIFVLPLDSMPNKPPTAKPGDKMFVHFVVDSKYSVAKQNEKEEKEIKSYIEKNKLNTSKSPKGVYIAVTQEGTGAQPKNGDIVSVNYTGKLLDGTVFDSNTDSTIRPGMPLQPLEFPVGEGRVIPGWDEGIAQLKKGSKATLVIPSALAYGLNGGGPTIKPNSILVFNVELLDVKPAPAAPAAPAAPAPAPGK is encoded by the coding sequence ATGAAAAAAAACAACCTGTTACTTGTTGCATCACTTGGCTTGCTGGTTGCAAGTTGTGGTAAAACCGGTCCGAGAAAAACCCCCAGTGGTGTTGAATATACCATTGCGAGAGAGGGTAAAGGCGAGCAACTGAAGGAAGGCGATACCATCATGGTATACTTCTCTTCTTACCTGAATGACTCTCTGCTGGTGAATACCCGCGACCAGGGTATGGCCCTGCCGCTGGCTATCCAGAAATCAAGGGATAAGTATGACCTGATGGACGGCTTCGCCCAACTGAGAGAAGGCGATAGCGCCATCTTCGTACTCCCGCTGGATTCCATGCCCAACAAACCGCCTACCGCAAAACCCGGCGACAAAATGTTCGTGCATTTTGTAGTGGACAGCAAATACTCCGTAGCCAAACAGAACGAGAAAGAGGAAAAAGAAATCAAGAGCTATATCGAGAAAAACAAGCTGAACACCTCCAAATCTCCCAAAGGCGTTTACATCGCAGTTACGCAGGAAGGTACCGGTGCGCAGCCTAAAAACGGCGACATCGTTTCCGTGAACTACACCGGCAAACTGCTCGACGGTACTGTGTTTGATTCCAACACGGACTCCACCATCCGCCCCGGCATGCCGCTGCAGCCCCTGGAATTCCCCGTTGGCGAAGGCCGCGTGATCCCGGGATGGGACGAGGGTATCGCCCAGCTGAAAAAAGGCTCCAAAGCGACCCTGGTGATCCCCTCCGCACTGGCTTATGGCCTGAACGGCGGTGGCCCCACCATCAAACCCAACAGCATCCTGGTATTCAACGTTGAGCTGCTCGACGTGAAACCGGCTCCTGCTGCACCTGCAGCTCCCGCAGCACCCGCTCCGGCGCCTGGTAAATAA
- a CDS encoding NADPH-dependent F420 reductase — protein MKVGILGSGVVGTTLGHALIRLGHSVMIGTEHPQKEALRRWLLENSQAGQIGSFSAAAAYGDIIILCTSWRGTKKTIEAAGIWNFKKKVVVDVTNPLDGRGPDESGRLSLSPGNSASGGEQIQAWLQDAHVVKTLNSYGHQLMTAPQLKEGIPTMLMAGNDDLAKKAIADLLSQMGWQDVVDIGNIEMSRYLEGLYVLWYAYGMQTGNWEHAFRLLRK, from the coding sequence ATGAAAGTAGGCATTCTGGGCTCCGGCGTTGTGGGCACAACGCTCGGTCACGCGCTGATTCGTTTAGGCCATTCCGTTATGATCGGAACGGAGCATCCCCAGAAAGAAGCGTTGCGCCGATGGTTGCTGGAAAACAGCCAGGCGGGCCAGATCGGTTCGTTCTCAGCGGCCGCAGCCTATGGCGACATTATCATTCTCTGCACCAGCTGGCGCGGCACCAAAAAAACCATAGAAGCGGCCGGTATCTGGAATTTCAAGAAGAAAGTAGTGGTGGATGTGACCAATCCCCTGGATGGAAGGGGCCCCGATGAATCGGGCCGCCTTTCGCTATCGCCGGGCAACAGTGCGTCCGGCGGGGAGCAGATACAGGCCTGGCTGCAGGATGCCCATGTGGTCAAAACCCTCAACAGCTACGGCCACCAGCTCATGACCGCGCCGCAACTCAAAGAAGGTATTCCCACGATGCTCATGGCCGGCAACGACGACCTCGCCAAAAAAGCCATTGCCGATCTGCTGTCGCAAATGGGCTGGCAGGATGTAGTGGATATCGGCAATATAGAAATGAGCCGTTACCTCGAAGGTTTGTATGTACTGTGGTATGCCTATGGTATGCAAACCGGCAACTGGGAGCATGCGTTCCGGTTGTTGAGGAAGTGA
- a CDS encoding thiol-disulfide oxidoreductase DCC family protein, which yields METATILFDGVCLFCNASVNFVLRRDRYDRFRFAPLQSPAGEQLLVKYGLNEKKMDSFVLIENDQAFTESTAVLRVARRLGFPWSLAWGLMIVPAFIRNGVYRWIARNRYKWFGKNDQCMVPDEKVRSKFL from the coding sequence ATGGAAACGGCCACCATCCTGTTCGACGGCGTATGTCTGTTTTGCAATGCAAGCGTCAACTTCGTATTGCGCCGCGACCGCTACGACAGGTTCCGGTTTGCGCCGCTGCAATCACCCGCAGGTGAACAGTTGCTGGTAAAGTACGGGCTGAATGAAAAAAAGATGGACTCGTTCGTGCTGATAGAAAACGATCAGGCCTTTACAGAAAGTACGGCTGTGTTGAGAGTGGCGCGGCGGCTCGGTTTTCCGTGGAGCCTCGCCTGGGGACTGATGATCGTGCCGGCGTTTATCAGGAACGGCGTTTACCGGTGGATAGCCCGCAACCGCTACAAATGGTTCGGTAAAAATGACCAGTGTATGGTGCCGGATGAAAAAGTAAGAAGCAAGTTTTTATAA
- the recF gene encoding DNA replication/repair protein RecF (All proteins in this family for which functions are known are DNA-binding proteins that assist the filamentation of RecA onto DNA for the initiation of recombination or recombinational repair.) gives MLSVSKISLTQFKNYSHRVFQFSRRIVGITGRNGSGKTNLLDAVYYLCFTKSYFHSAESQNVQYNTNGFRLEGLFARHGKEEKVVVTVKDGKKEISLNDETYEKFSRHIGQFPAVMIAPDDAEIILGGSEDRRRWLDALLCQLQPGYMDHLIAYHKILQQRNSLLKALATMSHSPDALLDVFDEQLVQHGVPVFEARQAFLKGFIEQVQDRYDYLAGRHEIVAFRYQSQLLDRQLETLLRENRLRDKQMQRTTQGIHRDDLLFLLDEHPMKTSASQGQRKSFLFALKLAQYEAIREHKQFPPILLLDDVFEKLDQERVSRLIALVQGPGYGQVFITDTHGERLQQAFAEYPEVLQLIPMQEENA, from the coding sequence TTGTTATCGGTCTCAAAAATATCACTTACCCAGTTCAAAAATTACTCCCACCGGGTTTTTCAGTTCTCCCGCCGCATCGTAGGCATTACCGGCCGCAACGGTTCGGGTAAAACCAACCTGCTGGACGCGGTATATTACCTCTGTTTTACCAAAAGTTACTTCCATTCGGCCGAAAGCCAGAATGTGCAGTACAATACCAACGGATTCCGCCTCGAAGGGCTGTTCGCCCGCCACGGAAAGGAGGAAAAGGTAGTGGTGACGGTGAAGGACGGGAAAAAGGAGATTTCCCTGAACGACGAGACCTATGAGAAATTTTCCCGGCATATCGGCCAGTTCCCGGCCGTGATGATTGCGCCGGACGATGCGGAAATCATCCTGGGCGGCAGCGAAGACCGCCGCCGCTGGCTCGACGCCCTGCTATGCCAGCTGCAGCCGGGGTATATGGACCACCTGATCGCCTACCATAAAATATTACAGCAGCGAAACAGCCTGCTCAAAGCGCTGGCCACCATGAGCCATTCGCCCGACGCCCTCCTGGATGTTTTTGATGAACAACTGGTACAACATGGGGTGCCTGTGTTTGAGGCGCGACAGGCTTTTCTGAAAGGATTCATCGAACAGGTGCAGGACCGGTATGATTACCTGGCCGGCCGCCACGAAATTGTGGCCTTCCGCTACCAGAGCCAGTTGCTGGACCGCCAGCTGGAAACGCTGCTGCGGGAAAACCGGTTGCGCGACAAACAGATGCAGCGGACCACGCAGGGGATTCACCGCGACGACCTCCTGTTCCTGCTCGACGAGCACCCCATGAAAACAAGCGCCTCCCAAGGCCAGCGGAAAAGTTTCCTGTTTGCACTGAAACTGGCGCAATACGAAGCAATCCGGGAACACAAACAGTTCCCCCCTATCCTGCTGCTCGACGATGTATTTGAAAAACTCGACCAGGAAAGGGTTTCACGGCTGATCGCCCTGGTGCAGGGGCCCGGTTACGGCCAGGTTTTTATCACGGATACGCACGGAGAACGGCTGCAGCAGGCGTTCGCGGAGTATCCGGAAGTGCTGCAGCTGATCCCCATGCAGGAAGAAAATGCCTGA
- a CDS encoding SPFH domain-containing protein has protein sequence MSIMQSLQNQFRSVIQWDDPREWEMFRKFTDKGDELKNASKLIIQPGQGCIFTHEGKIEGVFDEAGLYDLQTGNAPFITTLKKVLNAFESEHKTALWFFRKADTVNIRWGTRIPITYNDPVYGFPVSLRGFGNYSIRITEPAAFFARIVSGQENYYAHDLQELFLSRISQPIAAYLANARFSYAEIDAHIEQIAKDAREKTTGVFEELGFALLDFRIEGNSFDEATNQRIAGISDVQADAKAAQLAGVNFSELQQLKAMRDAAKNEGTAGAGMGMLTGINLGNTMQQPNTPETDIKAKLGKLKELFDEGLIDEAEYKEKKKDLLGNW, from the coding sequence ATGAGTATCATGCAAAGCCTGCAAAACCAGTTCCGTTCCGTGATCCAATGGGACGATCCCCGCGAATGGGAAATGTTCCGGAAGTTTACAGACAAGGGCGATGAACTGAAGAACGCCTCCAAACTGATCATTCAGCCGGGACAGGGATGCATCTTTACCCATGAGGGCAAAATAGAAGGGGTGTTCGACGAAGCCGGCCTGTACGATCTGCAGACGGGCAACGCACCTTTTATCACGACGCTGAAAAAGGTCCTGAACGCATTTGAAAGCGAGCACAAAACGGCCCTCTGGTTTTTCAGGAAGGCGGATACGGTCAACATACGATGGGGCACGAGGATACCGATCACCTATAACGACCCGGTATACGGTTTTCCCGTGAGCCTCCGCGGGTTCGGCAACTATTCCATCCGCATCACGGAACCCGCCGCTTTTTTCGCCCGTATCGTGTCTGGGCAGGAAAACTATTATGCGCACGATTTGCAGGAGCTCTTCCTCTCGAGGATTTCCCAGCCCATCGCCGCCTACCTGGCCAACGCCAGGTTCTCCTACGCGGAAATAGACGCCCACATCGAACAGATCGCCAAAGACGCCCGTGAAAAAACGACCGGCGTATTCGAAGAGCTCGGCTTTGCGCTGCTCGATTTCCGGATCGAGGGCAATTCCTTTGACGAGGCCACCAACCAGCGCATCGCCGGTATTTCGGATGTGCAGGCCGATGCGAAAGCGGCGCAGCTGGCCGGGGTGAATTTTTCCGAATTACAGCAGCTCAAGGCCATGCGCGACGCGGCCAAAAACGAAGGCACGGCCGGGGCGGGGATGGGCATGCTGACGGGGATCAACCTCGGAAACACCATGCAGCAGCCAAACACTCCCGAAACCGATATCAAAGCGAAGCTGGGCAAACTCAAGGAATTATTCGACGAAGGACTGATCGACGAAGCGGAGTATAAAGAAAAAAAGAAGGATCTACTGGGCAACTGGTGA
- a CDS encoding DUF1328 domain-containing protein → MLRWALIFFIIAIVAAIFGFGGIAASAAGIAKILFYIFIVIFLISLIIGLVRK, encoded by the coding sequence ATGTTACGCTGGGCACTGATCTTCTTCATTATCGCCATTGTGGCGGCCATTTTCGGATTCGGGGGCATTGCGGCCAGCGCCGCCGGCATCGCCAAAATCCTGTTCTACATTTTTATTGTGATATTCCTCATTTCGCTGATTATCGGGCTGGTGAGAAAATAA
- a CDS encoding menaquinone biosynthetic enzyme MqnA/MqnD family protein, whose protein sequence is MERKVKVAAVSYLNTKPLLYGFRDHKVLRSMELSLDYPARIARQLIDGEVDLALVPVAIIPKLKEHHIIADFCIGAEGPVASVCLFSDVPLQNIHRIYLDYQSRTSVALLKILVRDHWKLNVEFIETTGDYQHLIRGNDAGLVIGDRALAQRHVSPYIFDLGEAWIRFTSLPFVFAAWISNRPLPVEFIQQFNDANSIGLNNLPAVVAENSSPDFDLISYYTQNISYRLTPGKRQGLARFLNYLQ, encoded by the coding sequence TTGGAACGGAAAGTAAAAGTAGCCGCTGTCAGTTATTTGAATACGAAGCCTTTGTTGTACGGTTTCAGGGATCATAAGGTGTTGCGCTCCATGGAGCTGAGCCTCGATTACCCTGCCCGGATCGCCCGCCAGCTGATAGACGGCGAGGTGGACCTGGCCCTGGTACCGGTGGCGATTATCCCGAAACTGAAAGAACATCACATTATTGCCGACTTCTGCATAGGCGCCGAAGGCCCTGTAGCGTCCGTATGCCTGTTCAGCGACGTGCCGCTGCAGAACATCCACCGCATTTACCTCGATTACCAGAGCCGCACCTCCGTGGCGCTGCTGAAAATACTCGTACGCGACCACTGGAAGCTGAACGTGGAGTTCATTGAAACCACCGGCGACTACCAGCACCTCATCCGGGGCAACGATGCCGGTCTGGTGATAGGGGACCGGGCGCTGGCCCAACGGCATGTATCGCCGTACATATTCGACCTGGGTGAGGCCTGGATCCGTTTTACCAGCCTGCCTTTCGTGTTTGCCGCCTGGATCAGCAACCGCCCTTTACCGGTGGAGTTCATCCAGCAGTTCAACGATGCCAACAGCATCGGTCTCAACAACCTGCCGGCGGTGGTGGCGGAAAACAGCAGCCCCGACTTCGACCTGATTTCCTATTACACGCAAAATATCAGTTACCGCCTTACGCCGGGCAAGCGGCAGGGGCTGGCGCGCTTCCTGAATTACCTGCAATAA
- a CDS encoding TCR/Tet family MFS transporter yields the protein MAGRKSGPLTFIFITLLIDFIGFGIIIPVVPKLIEELIGGNISDASIYGGWLTFAYAIVQFVCAPILGGLSDKYGRRPVLLISMFGMGVDYLFLAFAPSIVWLFVGRIIIGITGASMTAASAYIADISTPEKRAQNFGLLGMAFGIGFVLGPVIGGWVGHWGGIRAPFLLTAGMSLLNWLYGYFILPESLSKENRRPFSWKRANPVGALKQIKKYPQVYSLMGAIALIYTAAHAIMSTWTYYTMFKFDWSMDVVGYSLSLSGIMTAIVQGGLIRVILPKLGYHRAVYVGLIIYMVSFLLFGLATAGWMMFAILILYGLGGIFGPSLQGVMSNQVPPTEQGELQGTMTSLISLTNIVGPLIMTGLFHLFTKEQRPFLFPGAPFYMSALLTAGAAVLAIRSFRKTLTVSDTGQKADEPAALQHH from the coding sequence ATGGCAGGCAGGAAAAGCGGGCCCCTCACGTTTATTTTCATTACACTTCTCATCGATTTTATCGGCTTCGGCATCATCATTCCCGTTGTTCCCAAACTGATTGAAGAGCTGATCGGCGGCAATATCAGCGATGCTTCCATTTACGGGGGCTGGCTCACTTTTGCCTATGCCATCGTGCAGTTCGTGTGCGCGCCCATCCTGGGCGGCCTTAGCGACAAGTACGGCCGCCGCCCCGTGCTGCTGATTTCCATGTTCGGCATGGGCGTGGATTACCTCTTCCTGGCTTTTGCTCCTTCCATTGTATGGCTGTTCGTAGGCCGGATCATCATCGGCATCACCGGCGCCAGCATGACGGCGGCCTCCGCATATATCGCCGATATCAGCACGCCTGAAAAACGTGCGCAGAATTTCGGATTACTGGGTATGGCCTTCGGTATCGGGTTTGTGCTCGGGCCGGTGATCGGTGGTTGGGTAGGTCACTGGGGCGGCATCCGTGCGCCGTTCCTTTTGACGGCGGGCATGTCGCTGCTCAACTGGTTGTACGGTTATTTTATCCTGCCCGAATCTCTGTCTAAGGAAAATCGCCGCCCGTTCAGCTGGAAGCGGGCCAATCCCGTCGGCGCTTTGAAGCAGATCAAAAAATATCCGCAGGTATATTCGCTCATGGGCGCCATTGCATTGATTTACACGGCGGCACATGCCATCATGAGTACGTGGACCTATTACACCATGTTCAAGTTCGACTGGAGCATGGATGTGGTGGGGTATTCGCTGTCATTGTCCGGTATCATGACCGCCATTGTGCAGGGCGGCCTCATCAGGGTGATATTGCCCAAACTGGGCTATCACCGAGCAGTGTACGTGGGCCTGATCATCTATATGGTGAGTTTTCTCCTGTTCGGCCTTGCCACCGCGGGCTGGATGATGTTTGCAATCCTCATCCTGTACGGACTGGGCGGGATTTTCGGACCCTCTCTCCAGGGCGTGATGAGCAACCAGGTGCCCCCTACCGAACAGGGGGAACTACAGGGCACCATGACGAGCCTCATCAGCCTGACCAACATCGTCGGTCCACTGATCATGACAGGCCTGTTCCACCTTTTTACAAAAGAACAGCGGCCTTTCCTCTTCCCGGGCGCGCCGTTTTATATGAGCGCCTTGCTCACGGCGGGCGCGGCGGTACTGGCTATCCGTTCATTCCGGAAAACACTGACGGTGAGCGATACGGGTCAAAAAGCGGACGAACCGGCGGCGTTGCAGCATCATTGA
- the purB gene encoding adenylosuccinate lyase, whose protein sequence is MMQLQALTAISPVDGRYRGQLEELAPYFSEFALIRYRVQVEVEYFIALAEQKLFTLPKAKIPALRNIYQSFSVENAQLVKDTEKITNHDVKAVEYFLKNEFKNLGLEDKLEWVHFGLTSQDVNNTATPLLWKDAVEHTYLPAISNLILHLKKLAKDWKAVPMLARTHGQPASPTRLGKEILVFVERLEGQVRLLGQIPFAAKFGGATGNFNAHNVAFPAINWEKFGNKFVNGTLGLQRMQFTTQIEHYDNLAAQFDTLKRVNNILVDFARDIWTYISMDYFKQKIKKNEVGSSAMPHKVNPIDFENAEGNLGLANAIFEHLSAKLPISRLQRDLTDSTVLRNVGVPFAHTLLAVKSLEKGLGKLILNSAKLHEDLEQNWAVVAEAIQTVLRRENYPQPYEALKELTRGGEQITQKTMHKFIDGLKISAALKKELKAITPHNYTGIH, encoded by the coding sequence ATGATGCAATTACAAGCTTTAACTGCTATTTCCCCGGTAGACGGGCGTTACAGGGGACAACTGGAAGAACTGGCCCCCTATTTTTCCGAATTTGCCCTGATCCGTTACCGTGTACAGGTGGAAGTAGAATATTTTATTGCCCTGGCGGAACAGAAGCTGTTCACCCTGCCGAAAGCAAAAATTCCTGCCCTCCGGAACATCTACCAGTCGTTTTCCGTCGAAAACGCCCAACTGGTAAAGGATACGGAGAAAATCACGAATCACGACGTGAAGGCGGTGGAATATTTCCTCAAGAATGAGTTTAAAAACCTGGGACTGGAAGACAAACTGGAATGGGTACACTTCGGCCTCACTTCCCAGGACGTGAATAACACGGCCACCCCCCTCCTCTGGAAAGACGCCGTGGAACATACCTATCTGCCCGCCATCTCCAATCTCATCCTGCACCTCAAAAAGCTGGCGAAAGACTGGAAAGCGGTGCCGATGCTGGCCAGAACGCATGGTCAACCGGCCTCTCCCACCCGCCTGGGCAAAGAAATCCTGGTGTTCGTGGAAAGGCTCGAAGGCCAGGTGCGCCTGCTCGGGCAAATCCCCTTCGCCGCCAAATTCGGCGGGGCTACCGGCAACTTCAACGCACATAACGTGGCCTTCCCCGCCATCAACTGGGAGAAATTCGGCAATAAATTCGTCAACGGCACACTGGGCCTGCAAAGGATGCAGTTTACCACGCAGATCGAGCACTACGACAATCTCGCCGCACAGTTCGATACGCTCAAAAGGGTGAACAACATCCTGGTCGACTTTGCACGCGACATATGGACATACATTTCGATGGACTACTTCAAACAGAAAATCAAAAAGAACGAAGTAGGTTCTTCCGCCATGCCGCACAAGGTAAACCCCATCGATTTCGAGAACGCCGAAGGCAACCTCGGCCTCGCCAATGCGATATTCGAGCACCTGAGCGCGAAGCTGCCCATTTCGAGGCTGCAGCGCGACCTGACGGACTCCACCGTGCTGCGCAACGTTGGCGTGCCTTTCGCGCACACCCTGCTGGCGGTTAAGTCGCTCGAAAAAGGGCTGGGCAAACTGATCCTCAACAGCGCGAAGCTGCACGAAGACCTGGAACAGAACTGGGCCGTGGTGGCGGAAGCGATCCAGACCGTATTGCGCCGGGAAAACTACCCGCAGCCGTACGAAGCGCTGAAGGAACTGACCCGTGGCGGCGAACAGATCACGCAGAAAACGATGCACAAATTCATCGATGGCCTCAAGATCAGCGCGGCGCTGAAAAAGGAGCTGAAAGCCATCACACCGCATAATTACACCGGTATTCATTAA
- a CDS encoding DUF6620 family protein — protein MELINGVSFEEYAAACGNLAQGMPESEVCRVLGIEKPVWDETLDKWNDRLGDIIAADMNMATKYGELFANPKAGRFAGVESPAADIEELLKAVPDFDAYQKIFWHQSVAAKYGIDPISVLEEYGLDIGKWGTLNMHYIAVQNQLLDHTHPDYERQFRYLTDTMQKHEQHFEAYYKDHKVDLADDINF, from the coding sequence ATGGAATTAATCAACGGAGTTTCTTTTGAAGAATACGCAGCCGCCTGCGGCAACCTCGCCCAGGGCATGCCCGAATCGGAAGTCTGCCGGGTACTCGGCATCGAAAAACCGGTGTGGGATGAAACGCTGGACAAATGGAACGACCGCCTCGGCGACATCATCGCGGCGGATATGAACATGGCCACCAAATACGGCGAACTGTTCGCCAACCCGAAAGCAGGCCGGTTTGCAGGCGTGGAAAGCCCGGCCGCCGACATCGAAGAACTGCTGAAAGCCGTACCCGATTTCGACGCCTACCAGAAAATTTTCTGGCATCAGTCGGTGGCCGCCAAATACGGTATAGATCCGATAAGCGTACTGGAAGAATACGGCCTCGACATCGGGAAATGGGGCACCCTGAACATGCATTACATCGCCGTACAGAACCAGCTGCTCGACCATACGCACCCCGATTACGAGCGGCAGTTCCGGTACCTCACCGATACCATGCAGAAACACGAGCAGCACTTTGAAGCGTATTACAAAGACCATAAAGTCGACCTTGCCGACGATATAAATTTTTAA
- a CDS encoding nucleoside-diphosphate kinase, with translation MSNRTFTMIKPDAVQNGHIGGILDKICAAGFRIVAMKLTKLSAEKAGEFYAVHKERPFYGELVEFMSSGHIVAAILEKANAVEDFRKLIGATNPAQAEEGTIRKIYAESIGRNAVHGADSNENAEIEGNFFFSGLEKF, from the coding sequence ATGAGTAACAGAACATTTACCATGATTAAGCCCGATGCCGTGCAGAACGGGCACATCGGAGGCATACTCGACAAAATCTGCGCTGCAGGTTTCCGCATCGTAGCCATGAAACTGACAAAACTGTCCGCTGAAAAAGCAGGTGAGTTTTACGCTGTACACAAAGAAAGGCCCTTTTACGGCGAACTGGTTGAATTCATGAGCAGCGGCCATATCGTGGCTGCAATCCTGGAAAAAGCCAATGCCGTGGAAGATTTCCGCAAACTGATCGGCGCCACCAACCCTGCACAGGCAGAAGAAGGCACCATCCGCAAAATCTACGCTGAATCTATCGGCCGTAACGCGGTGCATGGTGCCGACTCGAACGAAAACGCTGAAATCGAAGGTAATTTCTTCTTCAGCGGTCTGGAAAAATTCTAA